CATTTAGGGTTACCTATAATCAGGAAACTGGCCAAACCCTTATTGCTGGAATGGGACAGCTACATTTGGAAATTATCGTCGATAGAATTTTACGAGAATTTAATGTTGAGGCTACAGTCGGCGCTCCACAGGTTGCTTATCGTGAGACGATTAGAAAGAGTGTTTCTAGTGTTGGAAAATTTATTTCACAATCGGGTGGCCGTGGCCAATACGGGCATTGCGTTATTGAAATGAGCCCGCAAGAGACCCCGGGAACCGGTATTACATTTGAAGATAAAATTAAAAGTGGCGCAATTCCGCGTGAATTTATTCCTGCGGTAAAACAGGGAGTAATGGGTGCTGTTAAAAACGGAGTATTAGCAGGATATCCGGTTACCGACGTAAAAGTTGTTTTGATTGATGGATCATTCCATGAGGTCGATTCATCAGAATTAGCATTTAAAATGGCAGGATCCATTGCTTTTCAGGACGGAATGAAAAGAGCAAATCCTGTTCTATTGGAACCGATTATGGATATTGAGGTCGTCGTGCCTGAAGAATTTATGGGGCAGATTATCGGCGATCTAAGCAGTAGGCGAGCAAAAATAATTGCCCTTGGCCAGAGATTAAATTTGCGTACTATCCGAGCGAATGTTCCACTGTCGGAAGTTTTTAATTACGCAACAGTAACAAGATCCTTGACACAAGGCCGTGCTTCGTATACAATGGAACCTTCCTTCTACAGCGAAGTTCCAGCACATGTAGCGGAAAAAGTTATTCAAGGTTCAACAAATACAAAAGAAAGAAAAACTTTTTAATAACACACCCCGCGCTTATAAGGAATTGCGCGGGTGTGCCCTTAGGGGCAAGGAGGATAAAAGATATGGCTAAAGAAAAATTTGTAAGAAGTAAGCCGCATGTAAATATCGGAACCATTGGACATATTGATCATGGTAAAACCACACTTACTGCTGCCATTTGTAATGTTTTATCAAAACTTGGGCAAGCTACAGCCAGAGATTATGCAGATATTGCTAAAGGTGGTACGGTTAGAGATGAGACAAAAGTTGTTACGATTTCAGTTGCGCACGTTGAGTACGAAACTGCCGCACGTCACTATGCACATATCGATTGTCCGGGGCACGCCGATTACATTAAGAATATGATTACCGGGGCTGCTCAGATGGACGGAGCAATTTTAGTTGTTTCAGCAGCAGATGGCCCGATGCCTCAGACTCGCGAGCACATACTTTTAGCGCGGCAGGTAAATGTACCTGCAATGGTCGTGTTCATGAACAAGGTTGATTTGGTGGATGATAAAGAACTTTTGGATCTAGTTGAAATGGAAATAAGAGATCTTTTAACCAAATATGGATACCCAGGAGATAAAACTCCGATTATCCGTGGTAGTGCCAATAAAGCTTATTCCGCAACTGATCCTAATGGAGCAGACGCTAAGTGTATTATGGATTTGATGAAAGCAGTTGATGAGTTTATTCCTCTTCCTCCTAGGGAGTTAGATAAACCTTTGCTTATGGCAGTTGAAGATGTTTTCAGTATTGAAGGTAGAGGTACTGTTGCTACCGGAAGAATCGAACGTGGCAAAGTTAAGGTTGGAGAGGAAGTTGAGCTTATCGGTTTGAGGGATTTGCCCAAGAAGTCGGTGGTTACCGGAATTGAAATGTTCCGTAAACTTTTAGATGAAGGGCAAGCCGGAGATAATGTTGGTTTACTTTTAAGAGGTATAGAAAAGAATGATGTTGAGCGTGGAATGGTAATTGCGGCTCCTAAATCTATTCTACCTCATACAAAATTTAAAGCCAAGGTTTACATTTTAACCAAAGAGGAAGGCGGAAGACATACTCCATTTTTTAAAGGATATCGTCCACAGTTTTATTTCCGTACTACCGATGTAACCGGAACAGCTATTCTTCCTACCGGTGTTGAAATGGTTATGCCTGGAGATAACGTGGATTTGGAAGTTGAGTTGATTATTCCGGTTGCCATTGAAAAAGAATCGCGTTTTGCTATTCGCGAAGGTGGCCACACTGTTGGAGCAGGAGTAGTTACTGAGGTTATTGCATAAATAATGAATACACAAAAGATTCGTATTAAGTTAAAAGCCTATGATCATCGCCTCTTGGATCAGGCAGTAATTGAAATTGTGGATACCGTTAAGCGTACCGGGGCCAAGATTTCCGGCCCCGTACCGCTTCCTACTAAAAGGGAAATTTACACGGTACTGCGTTCCCCGCACGTTGACAAAAAATCGCGGGAACAGTTTGATTTATCTACCCATAAACGCCTTATTGACATCTTTGAACCCACAGCCAAGACCATCGATTCGTTAAGGAAATTAAACCTTCCTGCAGGGGTGGACGTAGAAATCAAGTAATAAATCAAAAACGGATAAATAAATGATTGGATTGATTGGTAAAAAAATTGGAATGACTCAAGTGTTTACTGCAGATAATAGCCAGGTTGGCGTTACTGCTATCGAGGCTGGGCCTTGTCCGATACTTATGGTTATGGGCAAGTTTATTCAGCTGGGTTTTGATTTAGCAAGGGAAAAGAGTTTGAAAAAACCGCAGTTAGGCCTTTATAAAAAATTAAATATAACTCCTCGTAAAGTAATCAAAGATATTACAAAAGAGGCTAATGTTGAATATAAGGTTGGTAATGAACTTAGGGTTGATCTTTTTGCGGAAGGTGATTTTGTAGATGTAAGCGGAATTTCTATTGGAAAAAGTTTTCAGGGAGGTATGAAACGTTGGCATTGGAAGGGTGGGCCCAGGACGCATGGTTCTACTTCACATCGTCGAGTCGGTTCTATTGGTTCTAGCACCACTCCTGGCCGTGTATTTCGCGGGCATCATATGCCAGGGCATATGGGTGCACAAAATGTAACGGTACAGAACTTAAAAGTAATCAAAGTAGATTTAGCTAATAACCTTCTGTTGGTTGAAGGAGGGGTTCCCGGTCACAAGAACGGGTATTTAGTGGTTACTAAAGCCTTGAAGAAAAAGGCAAAGAAAGTAGCGGTAAAGAAATAATATGTTTAAATTATCTGTATATAATATTCAAGGGAAAGAAGTTGAAACGATTGAGCTGGACGCGAAGATCTTTGATGGCAGCCAAAATACCGATAGTTTGCATCAAGCCATTGAGGGTTATAGGGCTAATCAAAGAAAAGGATTAGCTTCTACTAAAACCCGCGGCGAAGTTTCCGGTGGCGGTAAGAAACCCTGGAAACAAAAAGGTACAGGGCGTGCCCGCGTAGGTTCTACTCGTTCTCCGCTTTGGAGGCATGGAGGCGTAGTCTTTGGGCCACATCCGCGTGATTTTTCTTATGATGTTCCTCAGAAAATCAAGGCCCTGGCTTTAAAAACCAGTTTGAATCTTAAGTTAAAAGAAAACAACTTTATGGTGCTGGATGATTTTAAAATCGAATTGCCCAAGACTAAAGAAGCAGTTAATGTTTTAAGTAATTTAAAATTATTCTCAGCAAAAGAAAAAAAGATAAAAAAGGTTTTATTTCTAACGCATAAGCTAGACAGCAAATTAAAGACAGCTTTGAAGAATATTAATTTTTTGACTGTAGATTTGGCTTCTGATTGCCATGCTTATGAAGTAATGAACAACCAAAAACTGCTTATTACTAAAGAGGGATTGGGGCTTCTTACAAAGAGGTTAAAATAATGGCTCGGTTGGATTCTATAATTAAAGCGCTTTTACAAACTGAAAAATCTAGTACTTATTTGCCTGGTGGTAAATATCTTTTTCTGGTAGATAATGCTGCCAACAAGATTGAAATTAAAAAAGCAGTTGAAGTGCTTTATAAAGTCAAAGTAAAGGATGTTAATACATTTGTTTCAATTGGGAAGTTAAAAAGAGTAAGGCATCAGTTAGGGCGTACATCTGATACCAAGAAGGCTGTGGTTACTTTGGCGGCCGGACAAAAAATAGAGGTAGCATAAGATGGGTCTTATTAAATTCAAGCCGACTACACCAAGCCGCAGGCATATGAGCGGGCCGGATTTTGCCGAGATCACCAAGACAAAACCGGAGCGTTCATTGTTGGTCCCCTTAAAAAAAACGGGGGGAAGAAATTCTTATGGGCGTATTACTACTAGGCATATTGGCGGCGGACATAAGCGTATGTTGCGTTTAATTGATTTTAAACGCGATAACCTCGACCAACCGGCAAAGGTTCTAGCTATTGAATATGATCCGAATCGATCAGCCAGGATTTCTTTAGTTGAATATCCTGATAAACAAAAGAGATATATTATTGCCCCGCTTGGCCTTAATGTAGGGGATATTGTTGTTGCCAGCGACCAGAAAGACATTGAAATTAAACCTGGTAATTGCCTTCTTTTACGCAATATTCCTTCCGGAACACTGATTCATAATATTGAATTATCTAAGGGCAAGGGTGCACAAATTGTCCGTGGTGCAGGAACTAGCGCTCAGATTATGGCAAAAGAGTCTGATATGGCCCATGTTCGATTGCCAAGCGGTGAAGTAAGGTTAGTAAGCCTAGATTGTCATGCTACTATCGGGCAAATTGGTAATATTGACCACGATGCCATTATTTTAGGAAAAGCAGGTAAAAGCCGCTGGTTAGGAATCAAACCTTCAGTAAGAGGAGTAGTAATGAATCCATTTGATCATCCTCACGGTGGAGGAGAAGGCAAGAGTGGGCAAGGTAATCCGCATCCTGTTACTCCTTGGGGTAAGCCTACCAAAGGTTATCGCACTAGGAACCGAAATAAATATTCTAATAAATTTATCGTTAAAAGAAGGAAGCCATAATTATGCCGCGCTCACTTAAAAAAGGTCCATACGTTGAGGAAAGTTTATTAAAAAAGATTCAAAAGCAGACTAAGGCTGGATTGCGTCAGGCAATTAAAACCTGGAGCAGAAGGTCAACAGTGTTGCCGGATTTCGTAGGTTTAACGTTTGCGGTTTATGATGGCAAGAAGCATGTTCCGGTTTTTATAACCGAGAATATGGTAGGGCATAAACTAGGAGAGTTTGCTCCGTCGAGGATATTCAGGAAACATGGCGGTATAAAAGCAAAGAAGGCTCTGGAGAAAACATAAGATGATTTCAAAAGCTGAAGGAAAATTTTTGAGAATTTCTCCCAGTAAGGTACGTATAGTTGCTGATCTTATTCGTGGCAAAGATGCAATTGTCGCACAAGGGATTCTTTTGCATTTAAATAAAAGGTCAAAAGAATATTTAATAAAGATATTGAAATCTGCCATTGCTAATGCTAAAATAAAAGGTTTCGTAGCTGATAAATTATATGTTTCTAAGATTGTTTGTAATCCTGGCCCGATGTGGAAGAGGTTTAAGGCAGCAGCTTTCGGCCGGGCTGCCTCAATAGTTAAGCGTACTGTTCATATAAAAATTGAATTAGATTTAAAACCGGGGGAGTAATTTATGGGACATAAGGTAAGTCCTTTAGTGTTAAGGATTGGTTTTATAAGACAGTGGCATTCGCGTTGGTTTGCTAAAGCCAAAGATTTCCCGCTGTTTATCCAGCAGGATCAAAAAATAAGAAAATTTATTAAAAATAAGTTTAAGCAGGCAGCGATATCTAAAATTGTTATTGAAAGGCTTGCAGAAAAAATTAAAGTTCGTATTTTTTCAGCCCGCCCTGGAATTATTATCGGCCGGCATGGTTCGGATATTGAGCGCTTACGCGCGGATCTAAATAGTTTGGTCAAGAATGAATTGTCTATTGATATACAGGAAATTAATAATCCTGCCTGGGATGCGCAATTAGTTGCGGAGAATATTGCTTTGCAACAAGAAAAGAGGATTGCATTTCGTAGGGCAGTAAAAAGAGCTATGGAGCAGTCAATTCAATCCGGAGTAAAAGGTATTAGGGTTAGTTGTTCTGGCCGGCTCAATGGCGCAGAAATGGGCCGCCGTGAAACTTATAAAATTGGCAAGGTTCCTTTACAAACTTTACGCGCGGATATTGATTATGGTTTTGCAGAAGCCCTTACAACATACGGTTTAATCGGAGTTAAGGTTTGGATTTATAAAGGGGATATTCTGGGAAAAGAATTTGTCAAAGAAGATGTTAAAGTGGTTCAACAGGGACGGTCTCAGGAAGCATTTCGGCAGCAGTCTCAACGTTAAGAGGTAAAAATGGTTTTAATGCCCAAAAGAGTTAAATATCGTAAATTACAAAAAGGCCAAAGGCGTGGGATAGCTACTTGTGGCTCGACTTTATCTTTTGGAGAGTTTGGTTTAAAATCTTTAGAAAATGGTTGGATTAAAAATACGCAAATCGAAGCAGTACGCGTGATTTTGGCGCGTCAGTTGCATAAAGGCGGTAAATTATGGATCAGGATATTTCCGGATAAATCCATAACCAAGAAACCGGCTGAAGTACGTATGGGTAAAGGTAAAGGAGATCTTGATCATTGGGTGGCTGTAGTAAAAAGAGGCCGTATACTTTTTGAATTGGGCGGAATTCCTCAGGAGTATGCTAAGTCATGTTTTCGTCTGGCAGCCTATAAGATACCGCTACGCACAAAATTTGTAACCAGGATGCATAAATAATATGAAACTACTTGAATTAAAAGCTTTAACAGGAACTGAATTGTTAGAAAAAGAGAAGACGCTGTATGCTGAATTGTCTAAATTAAATTTACAGCGTTATACAGGCCGAGTAGAGAAGCCGCATAAGTTTGCACTGATAAAAAAAGATATTGCGCGCATCAGGACAATCTTAAACCAGAAGAAAGAAAGATAAGATGGGAAAGAAAAAAGAATTTATAGGTTTAGTAGTAAGCGATAAAATGCAAAAAACAGTCGTAGTTAAGACTATGCATTTGACCAGGCATGCGAAATATTCCAAAACAATTAAACTTCATAATAAATTCAAAGCTCATGATGAAAAAGGCACGGCTAGGCTGGGAGATACAGTAAGTATAGCAGAAACGCGTCCTTTATCCAAAGATAAGCATTTTATAGTCAAAGCAGTACTTAAAAAAGCGGCAGATACGCATCTTGTATCTGCTGAGGAGATAGTTTAATGCTTCAATTACGTAGTATTTTCGATGTTGCAGATAATACCGGGGCCCGTAAGGCTTCTTTGATTTGTGTTTTAAAAAAAATGGGTAGTTTTAATGCAGATATCGGAGATGTCATAAAGGTTAATATTAAAGAATCTATCCCGGGAGCTGCAGTGAAAAAGGGGGAGATGGCCAGGGCGGTAATCGTGCGCACCAGGCGTGATATAAGACGGGCGGATGGTTCAATATTACGTTTTGACCGCAATGCCATAGTAATTATTGATGATAAAGATAATCCGCGAGGAACACGCGTTTTTGGGCCGGTTGCCCGCGAATTAAGGGATAAAAATTTTAATAAAATAATTTCTTTAGCGCCAGAGGTAATTTAATGCAGAAAATTAGGAAGAATGATATTGTTCAGATAATTAAAGGTAAAGATAAAGGAAAGCAGGGCAAAGTAATTAATGTTATCGAGGAAGGCAAGCGCGCCATAGTTGAGGGTTTAAACCTTGCTAAGAAACATAAGCGTCAGAGCCGACAGGATCAAAAAGGCGGGATAATTTCGATAGAGATGCCTTTGTCTGTATCTAATCTTATGGTTTTTTGTAAGCATTGTTCAAAGCCTTCGCGTGTAGGAGCTTTGACTTTAAAAGACGGAACCAAATCCAGATTTTGTAAAGCATGTAAAGAGGCATTATAAGATGATACCTAGACTACTAGAAAAATATCGTAATGAAATTGTTCCGAAATTAATGGAAGATTTTAAATTAAAAAATAAAATGGCAGTTCCTGCAGTTGATAAGATTGTGGTGAATATGGGTATTGGTGAAGGTACTCAGGATGTTAAATTATTAGAGAAATCAGTCGAAGAGCTGGGAAATATAACTGGGCAGAAACCGATTATCCGACGCGCAAAAAAAGCAATTGCAAATTTTAAGGTTAGAGAGGGCCAAGCGGTTGGCGCCAAAGTAACTTTAAGGCGTGTGATGATGTATGAGTTTATGGATCGGCTGCTTAATATCGCTCTTCCTCGTATTCGTGATTTTCAAGGGGTTTCCCGGGATTCCTTTGATAAAGGGTTTAATTATACCTTGGGTTTAAGTGAGCAGATTATATTTCCTGAGATCGAATATGATAAAATTACCCGTACCCAAGGAATGGATATTACTTTTGTAATCAAGAACGCTAAAAATATCGAACAAGCAAGGAGCCTATTGAAATATTTCGGTATGCCTTTTAAGGCTAAGGAAGAAAAATAAAAAATGGCAAAGAATTCACAGATCGCAAGATGGAAAAGAGCGCCTAAGTTTTCAACTCGTAAATACAACCGTTGTTCAATTTGTGGAAGAAGTGGTGGATACTTAAGAAGATTTCAACTTTGTCGTATATGTTTTAGGGAGCTGGTTTGGCAGGGGCTTATCCCCGGCGTAAAAAAGGCCAGCTGGTAAGTTACACCCGGCGCTAAGCGGGATTGCGCCGGTGTTCCGCTTGTGCGGAAGGAGAGTTAAATGTCAAGAACTGATTTAATTGCAGATGTTTTTACAATCATACGTAATGCTATATTGATTAAAAGGGATGTGGTTGATGTTCCGGCTTCTGGTAATATAAAATCAATTATGGCTATTCTTAAGAAGAATGAATATATTGATAATTTTAAATTGATTGAAGATAAGAAACAAGGCATGGTGAGAGTTTACCTGAAATATAATGCGGGAAAATCGGCGATCCGTAATATTAAGCGTGTTTCAAAGCCGGGTTTGCGGGTTTATGTAAGAGGCAAGAAGGTTCCCGCAGTATTGAGGGGCAGAGGGTTGGCGATTGTTTCTACCTCGAAAGGCGTTATCACTGATAAAGAAGCTAAAGAACTTGGTGTGGGCGGGGAAGTTATCGCCTATATCTGGTAACACTTTGCGTTTATAAGGAATTACGCGGGTATGCCCTTGTGGGCAAAGGAAAATAAATGTCTAGGATTGGGAAAAAACCGGTAACAATACCTAAAGATGTAAAAATAGAAGTCAAAGATGGAGTAGTTTTGGTCCAGGGGCCTAAGGGTAAGCTTGACCGTAAACTTTCTGATCGGATTAGTGTTGAGATTAAAGATGATCAACTTTTGGTTAAAAGAGTAGCGGATACTAAGTTGGATAAATCTATGCATGGATTATACCGGGCTCTTATTGTGAATATGATTAAAGGTGTAACTGAAGGTTATCTTAAGGAGCTAGAGATTATCGGCGTGGGATTTAAAGCTGCGGTGGCTGGGGATAAATTAAATATGGCCTTAGGATTTTCGCATCCGGTGAATTTTACAATTCCCGCAGGTATTAAAATCGAAACTCCTAAACCCACTCAATTAGTCATAAGAGGCATAGATAAGGAGTTAATAGGGGAAGTGGCAACTGAAATACGCGCAATTTATCCTCCTGAGCCTTATAAGGGTAAAGGGATTCGTTTTGTAGGAGAACAGGTAAAGAAGAAGGTGGGTAAGGCGCAGGCAACTGGCGGTGCTAAATAAAATGAGAAAAAAAGAAGAGTTAAGGCTAAAGAGGCATAAACGAATTAAAATGAAGATGTTGGGTACCAAAGAGATGCCACGGTTGGTTGTGCATCGTTCTCTGAAAAACATCTCCGCTCAGCTTTTGGATGATACGGCGGGTAAGGTATTATTTTCTTTCTCTACCAAAGATAAGGGGGCAAAACAGAAATTTACCAGCGCCGGAAATATTAAATCGGCGGAAATTTTTGGAGAGTTGTTTGCTAAAGAAGCAAAGGAAAAAGGATATAGCAAAGTAATTTTTGATAGGGCAGGGTATCTTTATCATGGAAGGGTTAAATCTTTTGCCGATGCATTAAGAAAAGGTGGAATGGAGTTTTAAATTATGCGTGAATTAAATATTGGACAGCAAACAGACCTGATCGAGAAAGTTATTAGCATAAACCGCGTTACTAAGGTAACCAAGGGTGGAAAGAAATTGCATTTTAGTGCTTTAGTGGTTGTTGGCGATACTAAAGGGAGAGTGGGTTTTGCTTTAGATAAAGCCAATGAAGTCGCCGAAGCTATTCGGAAATCTTTGACGAAAGCTAAAAAAAGCCTGTATAAAATCCCTCTGGAGGGGGCAACTATTCCTCATGAGGTTGTTGGTAAATTTGGAGCGGCAAGTGTCCTGCTCAAACCTGCTTCTGAAGGTACAGGTGTTATTGCAGCAGGGCCGGTACGTGCAATCTGTGAAGCGGCTGGTATTAAAGATATACTCACTAAGTGTTTAAAATCAAATAATCCGATTAATGTTATCAAGGCTACGATGCAGGGATTAATAAGCCTAAAGGCTTAAAAATTTAAAATGAAAGAAAAAAAACCAGTTACAAAATCAGTAGTTAAGAAAGTGTCCGTTAAG
The genomic region above belongs to Candidatus Omnitrophota bacterium and contains:
- the rplN gene encoding 50S ribosomal protein L14 — its product is MLQLRSIFDVADNTGARKASLICVLKKMGSFNADIGDVIKVNIKESIPGAAVKKGEMARAVIVRTRRDIRRADGSILRFDRNAIVIIDDKDNPRGTRVFGPVARELRDKNFNKIISLAPEVI
- the rplV gene encoding 50S ribosomal protein L22, producing MISKAEGKFLRISPSKVRIVADLIRGKDAIVAQGILLHLNKRSKEYLIKILKSAIANAKIKGFVADKLYVSKIVCNPGPMWKRFKAAAFGRAASIVKRTVHIKIELDLKPGE
- the rpsJ gene encoding 30S ribosomal protein S10, with amino-acid sequence MNTQKIRIKLKAYDHRLLDQAVIEIVDTVKRTGAKISGPVPLPTKREIYTVLRSPHVDKKSREQFDLSTHKRLIDIFEPTAKTIDSLRKLNLPAGVDVEIK
- the rplP gene encoding 50S ribosomal protein L16 → MVLMPKRVKYRKLQKGQRRGIATCGSTLSFGEFGLKSLENGWIKNTQIEAVRVILARQLHKGGKLWIRIFPDKSITKKPAEVRMGKGKGDLDHWVAVVKRGRILFELGGIPQEYAKSCFRLAAYKIPLRTKFVTRMHK
- the rplE gene encoding 50S ribosomal protein L5, with the translated sequence MIPRLLEKYRNEIVPKLMEDFKLKNKMAVPAVDKIVVNMGIGEGTQDVKLLEKSVEELGNITGQKPIIRRAKKAIANFKVREGQAVGAKVTLRRVMMYEFMDRLLNIALPRIRDFQGVSRDSFDKGFNYTLGLSEQIIFPEIEYDKITRTQGMDITFVIKNAKNIEQARSLLKYFGMPFKAKEEK
- the rpmC gene encoding 50S ribosomal protein L29 — encoded protein: MKLLELKALTGTELLEKEKTLYAELSKLNLQRYTGRVEKPHKFALIKKDIARIRTILNQKKER
- the rplF gene encoding 50S ribosomal protein L6, giving the protein MSRIGKKPVTIPKDVKIEVKDGVVLVQGPKGKLDRKLSDRISVEIKDDQLLVKRVADTKLDKSMHGLYRALIVNMIKGVTEGYLKELEIIGVGFKAAVAGDKLNMALGFSHPVNFTIPAGIKIETPKPTQLVIRGIDKELIGEVATEIRAIYPPEPYKGKGIRFVGEQVKKKVGKAQATGGAK
- the rplC gene encoding 50S ribosomal protein L3, which translates into the protein MIGLIGKKIGMTQVFTADNSQVGVTAIEAGPCPILMVMGKFIQLGFDLAREKSLKKPQLGLYKKLNITPRKVIKDITKEANVEYKVGNELRVDLFAEGDFVDVSGISIGKSFQGGMKRWHWKGGPRTHGSTSHRRVGSIGSSTTPGRVFRGHHMPGHMGAQNVTVQNLKVIKVDLANNLLLVEGGVPGHKNGYLVVTKALKKKAKKVAVKK
- the rpsS gene encoding 30S ribosomal protein S19 → MPRSLKKGPYVEESLLKKIQKQTKAGLRQAIKTWSRRSTVLPDFVGLTFAVYDGKKHVPVFITENMVGHKLGEFAPSRIFRKHGGIKAKKALEKT
- the rpsC gene encoding 30S ribosomal protein S3; amino-acid sequence: MGHKVSPLVLRIGFIRQWHSRWFAKAKDFPLFIQQDQKIRKFIKNKFKQAAISKIVIERLAEKIKVRIFSARPGIIIGRHGSDIERLRADLNSLVKNELSIDIQEINNPAWDAQLVAENIALQQEKRIAFRRAVKRAMEQSIQSGVKGIRVSCSGRLNGAEMGRRETYKIGKVPLQTLRADIDYGFAEALTTYGLIGVKVWIYKGDILGKEFVKEDVKVVQQGRSQEAFRQQSQR
- the rplX gene encoding 50S ribosomal protein L24, whose product is MQKIRKNDIVQIIKGKDKGKQGKVINVIEEGKRAIVEGLNLAKKHKRQSRQDQKGGIISIEMPLSVSNLMVFCKHCSKPSRVGALTLKDGTKSRFCKACKEAL
- a CDS encoding type Z 30S ribosomal protein S14, with the protein product MAKNSQIARWKRAPKFSTRKYNRCSICGRSGGYLRRFQLCRICFRELVWQGLIPGVKKASW
- the rplR gene encoding 50S ribosomal protein L18 encodes the protein MRKKEELRLKRHKRIKMKMLGTKEMPRLVVHRSLKNISAQLLDDTAGKVLFSFSTKDKGAKQKFTSAGNIKSAEIFGELFAKEAKEKGYSKVIFDRAGYLYHGRVKSFADALRKGGMEF
- the tuf gene encoding elongation factor Tu, giving the protein MAKEKFVRSKPHVNIGTIGHIDHGKTTLTAAICNVLSKLGQATARDYADIAKGGTVRDETKVVTISVAHVEYETAARHYAHIDCPGHADYIKNMITGAAQMDGAILVVSAADGPMPQTREHILLARQVNVPAMVVFMNKVDLVDDKELLDLVEMEIRDLLTKYGYPGDKTPIIRGSANKAYSATDPNGADAKCIMDLMKAVDEFIPLPPRELDKPLLMAVEDVFSIEGRGTVATGRIERGKVKVGEEVELIGLRDLPKKSVVTGIEMFRKLLDEGQAGDNVGLLLRGIEKNDVERGMVIAAPKSILPHTKFKAKVYILTKEEGGRHTPFFKGYRPQFYFRTTDVTGTAILPTGVEMVMPGDNVDLEVELIIPVAIEKESRFAIREGGHTVGAGVVTEVIA
- the rpsE gene encoding 30S ribosomal protein S5, which encodes MRELNIGQQTDLIEKVISINRVTKVTKGGKKLHFSALVVVGDTKGRVGFALDKANEVAEAIRKSLTKAKKSLYKIPLEGATIPHEVVGKFGAASVLLKPASEGTGVIAAGPVRAICEAAGIKDILTKCLKSNNPINVIKATMQGLISLKA
- the rplD gene encoding 50S ribosomal protein L4, with translation MFKLSVYNIQGKEVETIELDAKIFDGSQNTDSLHQAIEGYRANQRKGLASTKTRGEVSGGGKKPWKQKGTGRARVGSTRSPLWRHGGVVFGPHPRDFSYDVPQKIKALALKTSLNLKLKENNFMVLDDFKIELPKTKEAVNVLSNLKLFSAKEKKIKKVLFLTHKLDSKLKTALKNINFLTVDLASDCHAYEVMNNQKLLITKEGLGLLTKRLK
- the rpsH gene encoding 30S ribosomal protein S8, encoding MSRTDLIADVFTIIRNAILIKRDVVDVPASGNIKSIMAILKKNEYIDNFKLIEDKKQGMVRVYLKYNAGKSAIRNIKRVSKPGLRVYVRGKKVPAVLRGRGLAIVSTSKGVITDKEAKELGVGGEVIAYIW
- the rpsQ gene encoding 30S ribosomal protein S17, producing the protein MGKKKEFIGLVVSDKMQKTVVVKTMHLTRHAKYSKTIKLHNKFKAHDEKGTARLGDTVSIAETRPLSKDKHFIVKAVLKKAADTHLVSAEEIV
- the rplB gene encoding 50S ribosomal protein L2 encodes the protein MGLIKFKPTTPSRRHMSGPDFAEITKTKPERSLLVPLKKTGGRNSYGRITTRHIGGGHKRMLRLIDFKRDNLDQPAKVLAIEYDPNRSARISLVEYPDKQKRYIIAPLGLNVGDIVVASDQKDIEIKPGNCLLLRNIPSGTLIHNIELSKGKGAQIVRGAGTSAQIMAKESDMAHVRLPSGEVRLVSLDCHATIGQIGNIDHDAIILGKAGKSRWLGIKPSVRGVVMNPFDHPHGGGEGKSGQGNPHPVTPWGKPTKGYRTRNRNKYSNKFIVKRRKP
- the rplW gene encoding 50S ribosomal protein L23 produces the protein MARLDSIIKALLQTEKSSTYLPGGKYLFLVDNAANKIEIKKAVEVLYKVKVKDVNTFVSIGKLKRVRHQLGRTSDTKKAVVTLAAGQKIEVA